Within Wyeomyia smithii strain HCP4-BCI-WySm-NY-G18 chromosome 2, ASM2978416v1, whole genome shotgun sequence, the genomic segment aaaatgcaaaatcatttcaaagttcatacaaaattggagaaagttcataacgatcactaatactaatgcatcgacgtgaatagcataccttgtagaactgtcatcatacttgggacgccaccctacaaatttcgaacttcgcgttgcatgcgaggaaaaaggaaagaaatatttttactattttcatcccgcacatgttgacaattgcatatgagagttcgcgttggtgcgagccaactcgctGACATCTCTACCataatcccattgctcttgttgtcttttttagctttgaccagtttttttttcttctcttttcaataaccaaagcaaatgtcaaatcatatatGCTCACtctaataccccgttcacactacaccgcatatcaactgatatcaggcgattcgtgctatcgagacCATATTACCATcgatattacctgatatcccatacaatcgagctgtcaacggatatcacctcggctacatgctatcgcggatatcattttcgaaaaccaataataaccacatttccagcagttggcaacacggccaacaggcatttgacgcaaccctacaaatttcgcaattcgcgttgcatgcgaggaaaaaggaaggaaatatttttgctattttcatcccgcacatgttgacaattgcatatgagagtttgcgttggtgcgagccaactcacTGACATCcctatcctaatcccattgctcttgttgtcttgttttagctttgacctgtttttgttttcttctcttttcatttaccaaagcaaatgtcaaatcatatcagctcactcaaatgtgaacgctcgaggcgatatccgatatcatctggcgatatcaggtgatattcGGCGTTTCATGGTATAGGGGTCTTTAAAATTGTAGCTAAACCTTTTGATGAATCCTAACATACTGAAAGCTTTATTGATCATTGTATTATAGTGTTCCACAAATGTTAGTTTTGAGTCAAGTATTACGCCTAGGTCTCTAAACTTGTAACTCCTTTGAATCAACTGGTTTCCTAAAGTGAAACTGAAATCATGATTGGTGTGTTTTTTCGAGTAGGATATAATGTTGCATTTGTTAATTGAAGATCCAGTAGGCTTTTGGTACACCAATTGAAGAAAACGttgatttcatcctgaaaatgtTGCAGATCTACGCTGTTACGTATTTcatgtacaatttcatgtcgTCTGCATAGATGAGTACTTTGGCGCATTTCATTACAAGATTGACATCGTCGATaaacataataaataataaaggaCCCAAGTGGGaaccctgtggaacaccagaaGTGACTTTAATTGCTGTCGAAGTTTTATCTTTAAAACGAACGAACTGCGTTCTATTCGTCAGGTACGATTCGATCCATGTTAGCAGTGTCGCTCTTAATCCCATACGTTTAAGCTTAATAAGCAACAGCCGAATATCAACTCTATCGAACGCCTTACTAAATTCAGTGTATAAAGTTTCAATGAAGTTATTCCTGTCCATCGCCCCTAAAGAAAAGTTAACAAATTCTAATAGGTTTGTAGAGGTAGATCTACCTTTGAAAAACCCGTGTTGGTTATTGGAAATACTATTCTTGACTTGactgaacaattttttgatttacGATTGCCTCAAACATCTTGGGGATCGACGAGATGATTGCAATTCCCCGATAGTTCTTGATATCTGACCGCTTACCAGACTTAAATATTGGGATCAAAAATGATTCTTTCCAGGCTAGCGGAAAAACGCCTGACTTAAGAGACAGGTTGAAAGCCAAAAAAAGGGGTTTAACAAATGAAGTTGCAAATGTTTTAAGTAATGATGGCGGTATCTGATCGGGACCCGGTCCTTTATTGGCTTCAAGGCCTTCAAGTGACAttaggatttcttgaacagtaaTATTGTCAACTGATACGTCATTTTCTTGTTCTTTTAGGtaggaaaaataaaatagttttataattgttttgaaaaaatcgcgCAAACTGGTTACAAATATCACCACTATTAGTTCCATCAAAGTCTTCAAATTGCATGCGGGATGGATAATTagaagttttcattttttcgttcGCGAAGCGCTTTCGGATCGGATTTAATGTTGGCTTCTACTTTTGCATTAAAACTCTCATATGCTAAGGATATTTCTACGTCAAGTGCTCTGCAAATTTCTATATAATTATTTAAGTTCTGAGAACTTTTGTCTTTCTTATAAGCTTTATGTgccttttgttttctgtttttgagaTTTCTAGTTTCTCGTGTGTACCATACCGGATATTTATAGTTTGCCTGTATCCTTTTCTTTCTCTTGGGCACGAGTTCATTGATAATTGAATAAAGGCTGTTACTAAATATGCCGCCAGCTTTGTTTAtgtctttttcatttttcagtaaattttgcCAGTTTACATCGTTTAGTCTCCTATCAAATTCTTGATAATTAAGGTTTTGAAAATTGTGAACAAGCTCATAGTCGGTATCGCCAGGGCGCTGTCTACGAGAGTCAGTGAACAGTGAATACTCGATGGCAGTATGACATGCTTCGTTTCTCCATAATGGATCTACGGCGGCATCAATACaaaagtcttcagtgcagttggTGAATAAAAGATCCAAATAGCAGTTAAGTTGGTTACGAACATGGTTGATTTGATAAAGTCCAaggattaggatagagatgtcagtgagttggctcgcaccaacgcgaactctcatatgcaattgtcaacatgtgcgggatgaaaatagcaaaaatctaagagaagagtggccaagtggcttctttctcttcttctttGCTGTGAAACATATCCCCGGTTGAACATTATTTTCGTCTGCCTTACGCAAAATCCAGTGCAACcaggaaaatttatttatttgatatttttatttaaaaaaaagcacaACAATGAAAATTGGATTAGAAACTacatataaaacaaaacaacaaaacttcGTCCATTCTTATAGCATCATACTACCActgccaaacttttttttttgtttttctgactTCTCCGGACTTTTTATAGAGAgcagaatgaaaaatatttggcGAAACACTTAATTCCTGTTGCAAAATCAAGGGGAAAATTGCTTGTTTTCAAGAAAAGCTTGATTTCACGTTACCACGAACAACTAAATAAAcaacataataataaaaagaaatacCTTCACTGCATTTTCGACTATTGCGTGagattttaaaatttggaatatctttttcagatttttcgcatatttttaGCCACTGTCGATAAGGTTCTGCATTCTtgggaaatcgataaaatttcaCGACCAAACTCTTGGCACTTCATTCAaattcttttttgctttttttgtcgcaacgaaaacaaaattgtgTCCACAATATTTCACTTTTACTTACTCAACGATTGGGTCGAACACCAGCTGCTTAGCAACACGGCAAACTGAACCCCTTTTGAATATTGTCACACACGCGTGCTGTCAAAATCAACCAATCACGTTTAGAGCAAAAAACCTGGAGCACTTTGcgttatttatttcgtcaagcaaatgtagactacagttataataatacaatgctttcttatattctatacattatttccagtagtttgtcgtttttttatttgatttctgcccatggtgatgtcgatattttcgcagtgctggttatagtgacgcatcatgcgatttattgggccattttttgagtagtttgttctgtgagaattttccgaaaatattttacgatttcttaattgacgactgggtgcataaaaatttagttgtgataataattgagtagattgcacgcgttgagaaataatgtcattgataaaataaagcattgaaagatcgcggcgttctttaagtgcttgtatgtctataagcatgcagcgtgcttcatatgatggcaagggaaatgatgtccaatttagcttacgaagcgcgtacaaaagaaattgtttttggacagattcaatgcgttcttcatgtgtggcaatatagggattccatacaatgctacaatattccagaattggtcggacgtatgtaatatataatagtttgattgtatatgggtctttaaaattgtggccgaagcgttttataaagcccagcatactatttgctttgttgataattgtattataatgttctatgaatgtgagtttggagtctaagattacgcctaggtccctaacgattttgcatttttctactggttggtttcctaagaaaatgtttgttggtggtgttactgtttttctgctaaaggctattgaattacattttttaatgttgagttgtaataggcttttgttgcaccaagtgtagaatacattaatttcgttctggaatatttcgaagtcttctgcattggttatttctataaagagcttcatgtcatcagcatatacaagcacatgtattgacttaagaagaaaggaaatgtcatttacgtataatataaaaagaagagggcccaggtgggaaccttgaggaaccccagaagttacttctattgggtttgaaaaggaattttgaaagcggactatttgtgttcgttttgttaagtatgactgcagccattccaaaaattttgtttcagttccgtatttttcgagcttgaagagtaataatggtatgtcgattctgtcaaatgccttgctaaagtccgtataaagagcttctacgtggttaccgttgtccattacagtcagagtgaaagttatgaattccaaaagatttgtggtagttgatcggcctttgtaaaagccgtgctgttgagttgtaatttggtgttttacttgttgaaagattttttcattaattattgattcaaataattttggaatgcatgaaataatggcaattccacgataattacgaatgtcagatttagcgccagatttgaaaattggcactaaatatgaggttttccagagttctgggaaaattccattcttcagggacatgttaaaaaggtgttgtaatggtgtagatagttcttctgccaaatttttgagaaaaattggagctattctgtcaggtccaggacctttcgtagcgtctaaatttttaagtgcgttttgaatttcgaattcagatatttgattgacagataaagaattcgaaaattcaggaaaatacgagaagtattcgcggtcgcgatctgtttcttcatatttggtgtaaatttcttgaaaaaaagtggcaaaaagactttcgaacatgatatccgcgattgcatgtagccgaggtgatatccttTGACAGCtggattgtatgggatatcaggtaatatggatggtgatatggcctcgattcgggttattcgcgttgaaagagattttgaaggctattcgcacctacgtgaacactcatatgtaattgtcaaaatgtgcgtgatgacaaaagcaaaaatatttccttctttatcgcatgcaaaaaccaaacaaatatcagcaacaccgtcaacgcgaatagcACGAATCgtctgatatcaggtgatatgcggtgtagtgtaaCCACAATAACCATAATAACCACAATTCAAGCAGTTGGCCACATGGCCAACAGACAATTGACGccaccctacaaatttcgaacttcgcggtgcatgcgagaaaaaaggaaggaaatatttttactattttcaccccgcacatgttgacaattgcatatgagagttcgcgttggtgcgagccaactcgctgacatctaatcccattgctcttgttgtcgtgttttagctttgaccagtttttgtttttttctcttttcaataaccaaagcaaatgtcaaatcatatctcctcactctaatgtgaacgctcgaggtgatatccgatatcatcgggcgatatcaggtgatatccggcgtagtctgaacaaggcataacgttttgaataaggacgaagatttttgaggattttttttcgaagaagcacgtctgtttgtctgtgccttcaccataattgatcattattttgttgaccataccAAAGCTGTGAACcatcagttaaaaatcactatgaTAAAGCAAATTTTGGAGCATTCACAATTTATTGTTTAGTCATAGAACACTCGATAGAACACGAAAaacgagtgaaaataaaaatattctttattGTACCCAGGGGGatggcaacatgctatctctttctatgttgaatgagtgaTGAGTCTTCCCGACTAAAGCGAAAAGTGTATGGAACTTTTGCTGGACGTCTGCCtcggggctttatttttaaataaagccccgatatgttgcctactgtcaaacgtgtagagttTACATAGTGCTGCCATCCCCTTGATTGTACcagattgcaatacctctcaatgtgttacctttcttgttcgtttggctcacaacattctcttcgcatatctcttcctctaatagcgaatttcttttttccaccagctcacctcgttttgacctggaagtgcactaactgctgtcaaaacccttctttattcgctcgattttgacccagctttgacctgccgtgctgcccgaagcgcactgtaaaatttgtcagcttcaacccaccaccgcatgtGCTAAgatcgtaaacaattatctggcatctctttcttacttgcgtcttaaatggcgatgacgttttattattcctcggcagttttgcccgcacacagtggaataaagaaattcgctataagtatTGCTACtgaaaactttgtagaaaaaaagcaaaaatgactagaacaagatacctgactcttgcagaattcatcggacataattgtcgctgcgcgtgagcaaaagtcgaactaatttatatactgtaaatatgatgtatacttaacgtcaaaatcaactgacgacaaggccaagacatgtatgctgaaaggtgaaacaattttttcagtatccatgtggacgactgtacggtgttgccatccgaaaaatgataatgtgTACgcatgtttagttctcaaacatgaaactttccggaagaatcaagagtTATTGGcgcattatttaaaattaaacgtaccatcagaacttcctgataaccgctataagtacgctctacagccaagttttccacgcTTGCGAGGTTAATAAGGCgaaaatcgggtgccccggtgaaccttaccatatgcacaatggtaCTGAAACCTGggttttggtagaatgggacctgaaaataaatataacccttCAATATGgacccccactctgacagtcatgTCACACTTTTCTATCGTaatttaaaggccaaaaaatatggcaatagcattaagtgcaaaaaatgacaatatcattaatctgcatgttatcttaagcgtcgagctgaccaaactgccacacctttttcatatacaatcttgaacagctcaacgatcgatgacggactatgcacgataaatagGTTTTGCTCATAgcgacaattttatgagaatttaagtcatcagatggcagcactaaccgtcggaaatcggtcgtgtacaaaatgtatgaaaaatatggaagttaggtatcttgttctagttatctttgaaaAAAGTCATCGAGATGAAAAATCAATGTCGTCATGTTAATtgccaaaacaaaatatatttatattatatttagcACTGCGCTTATCATTGCTTACATCGCACATAAATCATTCTCAAATAATTTCGAATTGTACTGTATGTTTTATTCTTTTCGCATAGATTTGTAACAGCGTTGCTTTGGCCGTAATATAATactctatattttttttctttcacggTTAGCAGAGCTCAGCGCAGACTAATTACCAGTTATCTTGTCCATTGTTCCTGCGTTAGTCGAGATATATTGGATCAATTCGTttgtgaaaataatttttgaaacaCTATTAACACTGATTTACGTAGCAGTGTTGGTTGAGGCGGCTTCTGTAGTCGTCGAAGCGGTGTCAGAGGGTAGAGTTTCGGTGATAGCTAACCATGGTAGGCGCTTTTGAAGCTCCACTCTATACCGTGGGTGACTTATTGCATACACGTAAGGGTCCAGGCAGGCAACAAATTTACAAGCACATGCTGGAAACATGGTTACTCCAGGTGTAAGCAAACTTTGATTTCCGAATGCTCCGATTAATGCCAACACTGCATATGGGGTCCAAGATGCAACGAATAGGAAGCACACCGTAATCGCAGCTTTGGCAATCCGTACTTCAACGGTTGTGTTAGCTTGACTTTGATTAGATCGCAGTGAATCAACATTCATTTTTTTGGCCTGTTCACGTAGTGCTTTCTCATGGTTCACTACATGGGATACAATCTGGCTATAGTAATAAATGATCAGGCTCATTGGAAGAACGTAACTGAACGTGAAAATCGTGCCTACGAACATACGTGTGTCAAAGGTATTGGTGAGGTAATCAAATGTACATGATGTGAGATAGCcctctgaaaaaaaaaggaatacagTACATTATTTACATGTGacatgtttcatgcattttttcaGCGATTTCAAATATGTTATACACCATTCCTTAATGCTACGTATTAATCAATTCTATGGACTAGATACTAGGCTTCTGAATACTCCTCTTCGTTAAAATGTGTGCTGCATATGCATTCAACCACCCCTTGGCTATACACTAGaaatggtcgggtatgggaaatttgttacccgtacccgacccgtatccgactcatcgagaattttcaaacccgtacccgatccgAACCCAAAGTCGGGTTTGTTCAacatacccgtacccgacccgaacccgaaacattttttttccaacgacccgtacccgaaagaaaaataccACGAAATTGCCGGTatccgacccgtcctggatttttgacgtagaatacgtcttacggcagcaATTACAGGGACAATACAGGGATCAAATTTcaataccgaaaacatcgagagcgtcacaaaaattgtccaatttcaaacgctttaaacccagtcagtttccaaccgacttctgtcatttttgcagaaaTCGATTGGAGAATAATTTAAGCACCcgttcaaatgcagaaaattgtaatctgattgttcaaactattgtaatattgaaaattgttgaacattgtcgaaacgcaaatgtcgacttttgattggtcgcttgctgcctttccctaaaaaggacgacagaagttagccgggaatgcactcttcgggctatataagcgactgtttctcctcaagcaaatcagtttaatagcagcaggcagcagcagcggacatcaacaccgatggcagtaggcgaagtggatcagcatcgggcaacagcggcggtggtagtggttagctgcagttcttacctatttcagttcggcttcccttcgatccgagttggaccccaccagcggtaatccgattcagatatcgttgggtgaatacaacccgaaactgaaagagactcgcaccgccaggtgatttgagaagccaccatcatccagcgtatgtagggtgtgtgcacatcagggttgatatttgttgacactcttgagtgaaagtgaaaaaaagcatccataaaagttattttttacaatcctttcagagttcgcccttcccgctttttgcatggaagtgaactgtcaaaacacttcattatatttcatgcgatggaatcaagacaacaaaatcagtttatcagttaacgaagattgtcaaggcatcggtcagtgtcagtgaaagtgtttcggtgaggttcattttggttgagtggactgtttgtttttttctttttcgctttgaagtgaagatcatttggttggatttgtcgtcaaattttattccgtaaccgtaaacggtgcgcgcgatctattccatctgagtataacagtacgttactaggacgaaaatctagtgtatctgaaagagtgctgcgatcgttggaagtgaaaattaaaaatgattggccgtaattttcgaagaattttgctggggaaaatgacttttatcagcactggtgcacataacgtgtgtgaatatttaaaGCGTGTATCCCTATTTCtccaatttcattcttgttttggatacggcagcaagtgaaaccgcggtgccggctacagaggtaaacgtcatctggagcaaagagactattaaattaattaaccccaattgagtgtattcccaaacctatgcCAAGAAAGACATTGACACAAGACAGGCTGTcatattctacgttacctctgcggtcgtgtcttataaacaacctctttcacttttttttaattcattttaattttttttcgaataccTGGTTACCTCGCATATTTTATGCaatgattgtcatatgtggtttctcgagataaTGGCCGGAGTTGGGCTAGAACCTATGTGTTCATGTGAACGGATGAgtccagagttccaggcgatatATTGGTTCGCCTAGAATCCAGCGCATTActcttgttttagctttgacctgtttttgttttttctcttttcaatcaccaaagcaaatgtcaaatcatttCAGCTCACTGTAatgtgaacgctcgaggtgatatccgatatcatctggcgatatcaggtgatatccggcgtagtctcAACAAGGCATCACATAGAATTCATCTACTGGTAAacgacgaatttgcatacctgagtgatttattacgcaacatattttgataatttctagaacccgtttcctagctcataaaaattagagaaataaatgaaaattgtacatgGGGATTGTTGTAGTCCGCTGCAGCTGTTTTTCAGGTAACTCTTCCACCTTTGAACTgaagctgtgtgaaacctggggtgacattgcgcatttcgttccgagcaactcgaacaaaaataaatgatcgctggggggcgttatgtttcgtttttagtaattttttcgactttgcgggttagatgagccgcaggacaaattacaatgacagctccttttaagcttaaagcataactggcagtatgtggcctactcgaaaatagcgaaaatcgttcgaatcgagctgcgcaataccACCCCTGtaagctcaagtctcgagtttattagaattttcaaaaattcactttatgcatgagattttcacgtagatgttatgtttgtcacataaatcatgcaaaatgacagaaaatgaacaagtataggaactttcacgtaacaataacgtgaaaaatattttgattgtaCGATGAAGACATCCATTTTTGTGACGACAACATGAAGACATTAGAgaaaacatgtgaagacattgaaaaatatgtgaacgacccgaattttgcattagtgcattagtgGTGATCTTTTTTTGTTTGACAGTTTACGAATTACCGGAAGCCTTTGAGCTTCGGGtaggaagacattttttcgcggaccatgaagacttttgaaaaaattacctggcatccctgctctcACACCAAATCGCGGTAAACAAGTTTGTTCGAGTGTtctagaaaaaaaggaaaaatcatgcgctcactcacgtcagatatcgttactgtgaagcattctcagctgtcaaaattccgtttggtaaaaagggcaaaatttcgtaagcctcttttcttttcaactgcgtaccacgcctaaattaagaaaagtcagaagaatatgtatttcttttgaaatttctgatatccgatatcatctggcgatatcaggtgatatgcggcgtagtctgaacaaggcataatttaaatgattgtcttggtagtgcagctacgaacaaaggtttgattcgaacaaaggcttgattcgaatatgtatgaaatgacagcgaatAAATGAAAGAGATCCATTCTTTtggtatatattattatttataacgttttaacgtctcagcattcagaaatgcactgttagataaaattgcagcaaatgctagagttgcaattccctctactatatgtttcaatggaatataagaatagcgtgtcttgaataccaccctcctgcTTTTTATTCCTTGGCAGATTTGCCCTGACGCAGCGAAATAAAGAAATTCCTTTTAAGTatggggaaaaataaaaaggtcTTTTTATCGGG encodes:
- the LOC129725680 gene encoding opsin, ultraviolet-sensitive-like isoform X2 — its product is MMLKTPIFIYNSFTKGFTSGFLGCQIFAFMGAISGIGASATNACIAYDRYNTIARPFEGRLTHTKAIFVTCLVWAYVIPWSTLPLLEIWGRYVPEGYLTSCTFDYLTNTFDTRMFVGTIFTFSYVLPMSLIIYYYSQIVSHVVNHEKALREQAKKMNVDSLRSNQSQANTTVEVRIAKAAITVCFLFVASWTPYAVLALIGAFGNQSLLTPGVTMFPACACKFVACLDPYVYAISHPRYRVELQKRLPWLAITETLPSDTASTTTEAASTNTAT